In the Solibacillus sp. FSL K6-1523 genome, one interval contains:
- a CDS encoding acetoin utilization AcuB family protein has protein sequence MIVEEIMNTEIHTLSPNNTIREAYQLMREHKIRHLPIIDEQKCVIGIITERDIKNVYPAREVPDSSLFDAPIDSIMTKNPIVGHPLDFVEEIALTFYESKISCMPIVTAGELVGIVTTTDLLYTYIELTGANKPGSKIDIRVTDKPGMLFEISKIFNDHKANVLSVLVHPDGESTNTRILSVRLQVINPLSIIEDLRQQGYNVLWPNLPGVTL, from the coding sequence ATGATTGTCGAAGAAATTATGAATACGGAAATACATACACTGTCGCCGAACAATACAATTCGAGAAGCCTATCAATTAATGCGTGAGCACAAAATCCGCCATTTACCAATTATTGATGAGCAAAAATGTGTAATCGGTATTATTACAGAACGCGATATTAAAAATGTTTACCCAGCTCGAGAGGTACCAGATTCTTCATTATTTGATGCGCCAATCGATAGCATTATGACGAAAAATCCAATTGTTGGCCATCCTTTAGATTTTGTCGAGGAAATCGCCCTTACTTTTTATGAATCTAAAATTAGTTGCATGCCGATTGTGACAGCTGGCGAACTTGTAGGGATTGTCACAACAACAGACTTACTGTATACCTATATCGAATTAACTGGTGCCAATAAACCTGGCTCTAAAATTGATATTCGTGTTACAGATAAACCTGGCATGTTATTTGAGATTTCAAAAATATTTAATGATCATAAAGCAAACGTTTTAAGTGTTTTGGTCCACCCAGATGGTGAAAGTACGAATACGCGTATTTTAAGTGTCCGATTACAAGTTATTAACCCACTTTCAATTATTGAAGATTTACGTCAGCAAGGATACAATGTGCTGTGGCCAAATCTTCCTGGCGTCACGCTATGA
- a CDS encoding GNAT family N-acetyltransferase, whose translation MKHVKKFYSIEMDTENGQVLVEGPVPSEQLATYELHEDLKAFRPSKQQHEALIGIAELEEGRIIVIRQNHLVVGYVTYLYPDPLERWAEDRIPNMIELGAIEVIPSFRGTGSGKKLLEVSFMDDAMEDYLVITTEYYWHWDMKGTGLSVWDYRKMMERMMSSANFEYYATDDPEITSHPANCLMARTGSRVQTDTLERFDRLRFKSRFMY comes from the coding sequence ATGAAGCATGTAAAAAAATTTTACAGCATTGAAATGGATACAGAAAATGGTCAAGTTTTAGTTGAAGGTCCTGTTCCCTCTGAGCAATTAGCTACTTATGAATTACACGAAGACCTCAAAGCATTTAGACCTTCCAAACAGCAGCATGAAGCACTCATCGGAATTGCCGAACTTGAAGAAGGGCGAATTATTGTCATTCGGCAAAATCATCTCGTCGTCGGCTATGTAACCTATCTTTATCCCGACCCACTCGAACGTTGGGCAGAAGACCGGATTCCAAATATGATTGAGCTTGGGGCAATTGAAGTGATCCCTTCCTTCCGTGGGACAGGGTCTGGTAAGAAATTGCTTGAAGTGTCCTTTATGGATGATGCTATGGAAGATTATTTAGTCATTACAACTGAGTATTACTGGCATTGGGATATGAAAGGCACTGGTTTATCCGTTTGGGATTACCGCAAAATGATGGAGCGGATGATGAGCTCTGCTAATTTTGAATATTATGCAACGGATGATCCTGAAATTACTTCCCATCCAGCGAACTGCTTAATGGCACGAACAGGTTCACGCGTTCAAACCGATACGCTTGAACGTTTTGACAGACTGCGTTTTAAAAGTCGTTTCATGTATTGA